The Kitasatospora setae KM-6054 genome contains a region encoding:
- a CDS encoding beta-ketoacyl-[acyl-carrier-protein] synthase family protein, with translation MSPLARADRHPSGGHRVAVTGIGLKTPVGTTLDEAYAAVLAGKPAATRLDRLAEADLPVHIACLVPEFDTEPYLSRREARQIDRPAQLLLCAAADALADAALPAGQPRERIGVQIGTGIGGLTSMEDATAGYVHRPRDLPVHTVPRTMANSPACRVALRHGFQGVCTTYSSACASGGTALAEAARRIRYGELDVAVAGGVDAAISTVVLGSFARMRALSLRNDEPALASRPFDADRDGFVMGEGAVVLILEPWAAARARGARIHGEIAGYAETCDAFHIAAPHEDGEVAARCMRAAVADAGLALADIGHISAHGTSTVPGDRAEARAVARCYGAASPPVTAVKGVTGHLIGAAGALAAALALRCAADGLVPPIANLRSSPEADLLDLVQGAPRAVAPAPVLSNAFGFGGQNACLVLAPPT, from the coding sequence GTGAGCCCCCTGGCGCGCGCCGACCGGCACCCGTCCGGCGGCCACCGGGTCGCCGTCACCGGCATCGGCCTGAAGACCCCGGTCGGCACCACCCTCGACGAGGCGTACGCCGCCGTGCTGGCCGGCAAGCCCGCCGCGACCCGGCTCGACCGGCTCGCCGAGGCCGACCTGCCCGTCCACATCGCCTGCCTGGTACCGGAGTTCGACACCGAGCCGTACCTCAGCCGGCGCGAGGCCCGGCAGATCGACCGCCCCGCCCAGCTGCTGCTGTGCGCCGCCGCCGACGCGCTCGCCGACGCCGCGCTGCCCGCCGGGCAGCCGCGCGAGCGGATCGGCGTCCAGATCGGCACCGGCATCGGCGGCCTCACCAGCATGGAGGACGCCACCGCCGGCTACGTCCACCGCCCCCGCGACCTGCCGGTGCACACCGTCCCGCGGACCATGGCCAACTCGCCCGCCTGCCGGGTCGCGCTGCGCCACGGCTTCCAGGGCGTCTGCACCACCTACTCCAGCGCCTGCGCCAGCGGCGGCACCGCGCTCGCCGAGGCGGCCCGCCGGATCCGGTACGGCGAACTCGACGTCGCGGTGGCCGGCGGCGTCGACGCCGCCATCAGCACCGTCGTGCTCGGCTCCTTCGCCCGGATGCGCGCGCTCTCCCTCCGCAACGACGAACCCGCCCTGGCCAGCCGCCCGTTCGACGCCGACCGGGACGGCTTCGTGATGGGCGAGGGCGCCGTCGTGCTGATCCTGGAACCCTGGGCGGCGGCCCGCGCCCGCGGCGCCCGGATCCACGGCGAGATCGCCGGCTACGCCGAGACCTGCGACGCCTTCCACATCGCCGCCCCGCACGAGGACGGCGAGGTCGCCGCCCGCTGCATGCGGGCCGCCGTCGCCGACGCCGGACTCGCCCTCGCCGACATCGGCCACATCAGCGCGCACGGCACCTCCACCGTCCCCGGCGACCGGGCCGAGGCCCGCGCCGTCGCCCGCTGCTACGGCGCCGCGTCCCCGCCCGTCACCGCGGTCAAGGGCGTCACCGGCCACCTGATCGGCGCCGCCGGGGCGCTCGCCGCCGCCCTCGCGCTGCGCTGCGCCGCCGACGGGCTGGTCCCGCCGATCGCCAACCTGCGGAGCAGCCCCGAGGCCGACCTGCTCGACCTCGTCCAGGGCGCCCCGCGCGCCGTCGCCCCCGCCCCCGTCCTCTCGAACGCCTTCGGCTTCGGCGGCCAGAACGCCTGCCTGGTGCTCGCACCCCCCACCTGA
- a CDS encoding glycoside hydrolase family 11 protein gives MPRSLRRVRVLPLALAAVVLLPGTADAATVTTNQTGSDGGYFYSFWTEGTGSASMSLNGGGNYGTSWTNAGNFVAGKGWSTGSRNPVTYSGTWSTNGNAYLSLYGWTTNPLVEYYVVENYGSYKPTGTYKGTVTSDGGTYDIYETTRVNAPSIEGNKTFNQYWSVRQSKRTGGTITVGNHFDAWAQHGMNLGTMNYEILATEGYQSSGSSNLTLGTTTGGGGGTGGSCTATLSAGSSWSDRYNLNVDVTGAANWKVTVKVPSPEQVSATWNVNATYPDAQTLVATPNGSGNSWGLTLMKNGSTTWPTVSCTTA, from the coding sequence CTGCCCCGCTCCCTCCGCCGGGTCCGCGTCCTCCCGCTGGCGCTGGCCGCCGTCGTCCTGCTGCCCGGTACCGCCGACGCGGCGACCGTCACCACCAACCAGACCGGCAGCGACGGCGGTTACTTCTACTCGTTCTGGACCGAGGGCACCGGCTCGGCCTCGATGTCGCTGAACGGCGGCGGCAACTACGGCACCTCCTGGACCAACGCGGGCAACTTCGTCGCGGGCAAGGGCTGGAGCACCGGCTCGCGCAACCCGGTGACGTACTCGGGCACCTGGAGCACCAACGGCAACGCCTACCTGTCGCTGTACGGCTGGACCACCAACCCGCTGGTCGAGTACTACGTGGTCGAGAACTACGGCTCGTACAAGCCGACCGGCACCTACAAGGGCACCGTCACCAGCGACGGCGGCACGTACGACATCTACGAGACGACCCGGGTCAACGCCCCCTCCATCGAGGGCAACAAGACCTTCAACCAGTACTGGAGCGTCCGCCAGTCGAAGCGGACCGGCGGCACCATCACCGTCGGCAACCACTTCGACGCCTGGGCCCAGCACGGCATGAACCTCGGCACCATGAACTACGAGATCCTGGCGACCGAGGGCTACCAGAGCAGCGGCAGCTCCAACCTCACCCTCGGCACCACCACCGGCGGCGGTGGCGGCACCGGTGGCAGCTGCACCGCCACGCTGTCGGCCGGCAGCTCCTGGAGCGACCGCTACAACCTGAACGTCGACGTCACCGGCGCCGCCAACTGGAAGGTCACCGTCAAGGTCCCCAGCCCCGAGCAGGTCAGCGCCACCTGGAACGTCAACGCCACCTACCCGGACGCCCAGACCCTGGTGGCCACCCCCAACGGCTCCGGCAACTCCTGGGGCCTGACCCTCATGAAGAACGGCTCCACCACCTGGCCGACCGTCTCCTGCACCACCGCCTGA
- a CDS encoding sensor histidine kinase, with amino-acid sequence MQSEQAGRDGRAERPERLRRLRRVCCGLLAAGLVFLALLAPPGARAGALLVAGLAGLAVTAAALRRPWRRCGPAGPAGLVALLSLAVDAGYFGPRGLVLLWLPFEYAALLVLAGRTVRRSAARRAAFAAAAVVLAALALPLRFTVRLPQAVLGTSVVAAAAAALPVAVAIGTGLHLRRQDERQARAVRLARREQRLEVARDLHDFVAHEVTGILLEVQAAQFSGYDERQTGELLARLEAAGTRALDSMDHTLRTLRERETPGAGPGLAELPALVDRFRAAGPADTVLTLTTPEPGTADTVPPETGDTAYRVVLEALTNIRRHAARAGHLHVEVTRTGDPAVLRVTVTDSGGRDPAATPPRRPGEGGTGLAALAARVHALGGTLTAGPHTATATPGRPGASGAGWRVRAELPLHDGP; translated from the coding sequence GTGCAGAGTGAACAGGCGGGGAGGGACGGGCGGGCGGAGCGGCCCGAGCGGCTGCGCCGGCTGCGCCGGGTGTGCTGCGGGCTGCTGGCGGCCGGGCTGGTGTTCCTGGCGCTGCTGGCCCCGCCGGGGGCGCGGGCCGGGGCGCTGCTGGTGGCCGGGCTGGCCGGGCTGGCGGTGACGGCGGCAGCACTGCGGCGGCCGTGGCGGCGGTGCGGCCCGGCCGGCCCGGCGGGCCTGGTCGCGCTCCTCTCGCTGGCCGTCGACGCGGGCTACTTCGGGCCGCGCGGACTGGTGCTGCTCTGGCTGCCGTTCGAGTACGCGGCGCTGCTGGTGCTGGCCGGGCGGACGGTCCGGCGGTCCGCCGCGCGGCGGGCCGCGTTCGCGGCGGCGGCGGTGGTGCTCGCCGCGCTCGCGCTGCCGCTGCGCTTCACCGTCCGGCTGCCGCAGGCCGTCCTCGGGACGTCGGTCGTCGCGGCGGCCGCCGCCGCGCTGCCGGTGGCCGTCGCGATCGGCACCGGACTCCACCTGCGGCGCCAGGACGAGCGGCAGGCCCGCGCGGTCCGGCTGGCCCGCCGCGAGCAGCGCCTCGAAGTCGCCCGCGACCTGCACGACTTCGTCGCGCACGAGGTGACCGGCATCCTGCTGGAGGTGCAGGCCGCGCAGTTCTCCGGCTACGACGAGCGGCAGACCGGCGAACTGCTGGCCCGACTGGAGGCGGCCGGCACCCGGGCCCTCGACTCGATGGACCACACCCTGCGCACCCTGCGCGAACGGGAGACACCCGGCGCCGGGCCCGGACTGGCCGAACTCCCGGCGCTGGTCGACCGGTTCCGCGCCGCCGGCCCGGCCGACACCGTCCTCACCCTCACCACACCCGAACCGGGAACCGCCGACACCGTCCCGCCCGAGACCGGCGACACCGCGTACCGGGTCGTCCTGGAGGCACTCACCAACATCCGCCGCCACGCCGCCCGGGCCGGACACCTGCACGTCGAAGTGACCCGGACCGGAGACCCCGCCGTCCTCCGGGTCACCGTCACCGACAGCGGCGGACGCGACCCCGCCGCCACCCCGCCCCGCCGACCGGGCGAGGGCGGCACCGGCCTGGCCGCCCTCGCGGCCCGCGTCCACGCCCTCGGCGGCACCCTGACGGCCGGCCCGCACACCGCGACCGCCACACCCGGCCGCCCCGGCGCCTCCGGCGCGGGCTGGCGGGTCCGGGCCGAACTGCCGCTGCACGACGGGCCCTGA
- a CDS encoding ATP-binding cassette domain-containing protein, whose product MLELIDVTQVYRGGRHAVGGVSLRLGPGMLGLLGPNGAGKSSLMRIVATVTRPTGGGLRYRGADAVAEPEPLRRELGYLPQDFGVYPNLTAREFLAYLAAAKGLSGRSARARIDELLHLVNLTEAVRRPLGAYSGGMLRRVGIAQALLADPKVIVVDEPTAGLDPEERVRFRNLLSELAVDRAVLLSTHIVSDVESVAADIAVLAGGRLLRRGTPEELCREAAGRVWELTVASAQLPDVQGRFAISRMVRGTDGVRLRLLADHPPAPGAVAVAPDLEDAYLALVHQSRSQSRSQSRSQGAEVAR is encoded by the coding sequence ATGCTCGAACTGATCGACGTCACCCAGGTGTACCGGGGCGGCAGGCACGCCGTCGGCGGGGTCAGCCTGCGGCTGGGGCCCGGGATGCTGGGGCTGCTCGGCCCGAACGGGGCGGGGAAGTCCTCGTTGATGCGGATCGTCGCGACGGTGACCCGGCCGACCGGTGGCGGGCTCCGCTACCGGGGGGCCGACGCGGTGGCCGAGCCGGAGCCGTTGCGCCGCGAACTCGGCTACCTGCCACAGGACTTCGGCGTCTACCCGAATCTCACGGCGCGCGAGTTCCTGGCCTACCTGGCGGCCGCCAAGGGCCTGTCCGGGCGTTCGGCGCGGGCCCGGATCGACGAACTGCTGCACCTGGTCAACCTCACCGAGGCGGTGCGGCGCCCGCTCGGCGCGTACTCGGGCGGCATGCTCCGCCGGGTCGGCATCGCGCAGGCGCTGCTCGCCGACCCGAAGGTGATCGTGGTGGACGAGCCGACCGCCGGGCTCGACCCGGAGGAGCGGGTGCGCTTCCGCAACCTGCTGAGCGAACTCGCCGTCGACCGCGCGGTGTTGCTCTCCACCCACATCGTCTCGGACGTCGAGTCGGTCGCCGCCGACATCGCCGTGCTGGCGGGCGGCCGGCTGCTCCGCCGGGGCACACCCGAGGAGTTGTGCCGGGAGGCGGCCGGACGGGTCTGGGAGCTGACCGTCGCCTCGGCCCAACTCCCGGACGTCCAGGGCAGGTTCGCGATCAGCCGGATGGTGCGCGGCACGGACGGGGTGCGCCTGCGGCTGCTCGCCGACCACCCGCCCGCGCCCGGGGCCGTCGCCGTCGCGCCGGACCTGGAGGACGCGTACCTCGCCCTCGTCCACCAGAGCCGGAGTCAGAGCCGGAGTCAGAGCCGGAGCCAGGGTGCGGAGGTGGCGCGGTGA
- a CDS encoding SDR family oxidoreductase: protein MRVLLTGATGVVGTELAQQLRAADPAVELVPVSRRGEHTVHWRMGAEPPPPALAGHWDVIVHAAASTRWTLGRDEAATANLDPLRAVLALADRDTHLVQVSTAYVGGDRNPEDLRGAEFEGYRNGYEWSKARCEDLARERHPGPLTLVRPPLVVGRRGTGEIARFSGPYTMLQALVSGTAAVVVGDGAGYAEISPVDEVAAALTAAVLAEPPAAPRTEVIAAGADCLDLDTLVDVILTTLNDFRAAHGAPPVERPPLIPTDSWNRFFLPLSDRHLSPVQGQAVRLLAMFQSYTSMRRPFTPTWKVPDPAAAMAASVHHWAHRRPRLALARPEPWTLLAPAR, encoded by the coding sequence ATGCGCGTCCTGCTCACCGGCGCGACCGGCGTCGTCGGCACCGAACTCGCCCAGCAGCTCCGGGCCGCCGACCCCGCCGTCGAACTCGTCCCGGTCTCCCGCCGCGGCGAGCACACCGTCCACTGGCGGATGGGCGCCGAACCGCCGCCGCCCGCCCTCGCCGGCCACTGGGACGTCATCGTGCACGCCGCCGCCAGCACCCGCTGGACCCTCGGCCGCGACGAGGCCGCCACCGCCAACCTCGACCCGCTGCGCGCCGTCCTCGCCCTCGCCGACCGCGACACCCACCTCGTCCAGGTCTCCACCGCGTACGTCGGCGGCGACCGCAACCCCGAGGACCTGCGCGGCGCCGAGTTCGAGGGCTACCGCAACGGCTACGAGTGGTCCAAGGCCCGCTGCGAGGACCTCGCCCGCGAGCGGCACCCCGGGCCGCTCACCCTGGTCCGCCCGCCGCTGGTCGTCGGCCGCCGCGGCACCGGCGAGATCGCCCGCTTCTCCGGCCCCTACACCATGCTGCAGGCCCTGGTCTCCGGCACCGCCGCCGTGGTCGTCGGCGACGGCGCCGGCTACGCCGAGATCAGCCCCGTCGACGAGGTCGCCGCCGCGCTCACCGCCGCCGTCCTCGCCGAACCGCCCGCCGCCCCGCGCACCGAGGTGATCGCGGCCGGCGCCGACTGCCTCGACCTCGACACCCTCGTCGACGTCATCCTCACCACCCTCAACGACTTCCGCGCCGCCCACGGCGCACCCCCCGTCGAACGCCCCCCGCTGATCCCCACCGACAGCTGGAACCGCTTCTTCCTCCCGCTCTCCGACCGCCACCTCTCCCCGGTGCAGGGCCAGGCCGTCCGCCTGCTCGCCATGTTCCAGAGCTACACCAGCATGCGCCGCCCCTTCACCCCCACCTGGAAGGTCCCCGATCCCGCCGCCGCGATGGCCGCCTCCGTCCACCACTGGGCCCACCGCCGCCCCCGTCTCGCCCTCGCCCGCCCCGAACCCTGGACGCTGCTCGCCCCCGCCCGCTGA
- a CDS encoding response regulator encodes MAIRVLLADDQEMVRRGMRRILETQPDLEVVGEAADGVGAVEAARLLRPDVALVDVRMPRMDGLEVVRRLAGPGAAAPTRVVVVTTFDLDEYVYPALRHGASGFLLKRSGPALLVEAVRAAHAGDSLISPSVTVRLLRHVTGRAPAASGPGLLEPLTRREREVAGKVAEGRTNADIAGELFISAGTVKTHVASIQRKLGVRNRVGIAMRAFELGYAPGD; translated from the coding sequence ATGGCCATCCGCGTGCTGCTCGCCGACGACCAGGAGATGGTCCGCCGCGGCATGCGGCGGATCCTGGAGACCCAACCGGACCTGGAGGTCGTCGGCGAGGCCGCCGACGGCGTCGGCGCGGTCGAGGCCGCTCGGCTGCTGCGCCCCGACGTCGCGCTGGTGGACGTCCGGATGCCCCGGATGGACGGGCTGGAGGTGGTCCGGCGGCTGGCCGGCCCCGGAGCGGCGGCACCGACCAGGGTCGTCGTGGTCACCACCTTCGACCTCGACGAGTACGTCTACCCGGCGCTGCGCCACGGCGCCTCCGGCTTCCTGCTCAAACGCTCCGGCCCGGCCCTGCTGGTCGAGGCGGTCCGGGCGGCGCACGCCGGCGACAGCCTGATCAGCCCGTCCGTCACGGTGCGGCTGCTGCGGCACGTCACCGGCCGCGCCCCGGCGGCGTCCGGCCCCGGGCTGCTGGAGCCGCTGACCCGACGCGAGCGGGAGGTCGCCGGGAAGGTCGCGGAGGGCAGGACCAACGCCGACATCGCCGGGGAGCTGTTCATCTCGGCGGGCACGGTGAAGACCCATGTCGCCAGCATCCAGCGCAAGTTGGGCGTCCGGAACCGGGTCGGCATCGCGATGCGCGCCTTCGAGCTCGGCTACGCGCCGGGCGACTGA